Proteins from a genomic interval of Bradyrhizobium sp. CCBAU 53340:
- a CDS encoding glutamate-5-semialdehyde dehydrogenase, which translates to MAAPLKAVDGNADLQALMSDLAAKARAAARVLALAPPEQKNRALEAMERAIRANAAAILAANAEDVAEARASGNATSAFIDRLTLTPARVESMAEGIAIVRGIADPVGIVTESWQRPNGMTIERVRVPLGVVGVIFESRPNVSADAGVLCLKSGNAVILRGGSDSFRSCRAIHECLVQGLREAGLPEAAITLVPTRDRAAVGMMLSGLNGSIDVIVPRGGKSLVARVEQEARVPVFAHLEGVNHVYVDASADLAMAKSIVLNAKMRRTGVCGAAETLLVDRAAAAKNLKPLVEMLIEAGCEVRGDETVQGTDARVKPASEDDWDTEYLDAIIAAKVVDGVDGAIAHIQDHGSHHTDAIVSADEAAAKKFLSEVDSAIVLHNASTQFADGGEFGFGAEIGIATGRFHARGPVGAEQLTSFKYRVHGTGQTRP; encoded by the coding sequence ATGGCCGCCCCCCTGAAAGCCGTTGACGGCAATGCCGATCTTCAGGCGCTGATGTCCGATCTCGCCGCCAAAGCCCGCGCCGCCGCGCGCGTGCTGGCGCTGGCGCCGCCGGAGCAGAAGAACCGGGCGCTGGAGGCCATGGAGCGGGCGATCCGCGCCAATGCCGCGGCGATCCTCGCCGCCAATGCCGAAGACGTCGCGGAAGCGCGCGCCTCCGGCAATGCGACCTCCGCCTTCATCGATCGCCTGACGCTGACGCCGGCGCGGGTCGAGAGCATGGCCGAAGGCATCGCCATCGTGCGCGGCATCGCCGATCCCGTCGGCATCGTCACCGAAAGCTGGCAGCGGCCGAACGGCATGACCATCGAGCGCGTGCGCGTGCCGCTCGGTGTCGTCGGCGTGATCTTCGAGAGCCGGCCGAACGTATCCGCGGACGCTGGCGTCCTCTGTTTGAAATCAGGCAATGCCGTGATCCTGCGCGGCGGCTCCGACAGTTTCCGCTCCTGCCGTGCGATCCACGAATGCCTGGTGCAGGGCCTGCGCGAAGCGGGCCTGCCTGAAGCTGCGATCACGCTGGTGCCGACGCGCGACCGTGCCGCGGTTGGCATGATGCTGTCGGGATTGAACGGTTCGATTGACGTGATCGTGCCGCGCGGCGGCAAGAGCCTCGTCGCGCGCGTCGAGCAAGAAGCACGCGTGCCCGTGTTCGCGCATCTCGAAGGCGTCAACCATGTCTATGTCGATGCCAGCGCCGATCTCGCCATGGCGAAGTCGATCGTGCTCAATGCCAAGATGCGCCGCACCGGCGTCTGCGGTGCGGCCGAGACGTTGCTGGTCGATCGCGCCGCTGCTGCGAAGAACCTGAAGCCGCTGGTCGAGATGCTGATCGAGGCCGGCTGCGAAGTGCGCGGCGACGAAACGGTGCAAGGAACGGATGCGCGCGTAAAACCTGCCAGCGAAGACGATTGGGATACCGAATATCTCGACGCGATCATCGCAGCGAAGGTGGTGGACGGCGTCGATGGCGCGATCGCGCATATCCAGGATCATGGCTCGCACCACACCGATGCGATCGTGAGCGCGGATGAGGCCGCTGCGAAGAAGTTCCTGAGCGAGGTCGATTCCGCGATCGTGCTGCACAACGCCTCGACGCAGTTCGCCGACGGCGGCGAGTTCGGCTTCGGCGCCGAGATCGGCATCGCCACCGGTCGCTTCCACGCCCGCGGCCCTGTCGGCGCCGAGCAGTTGACGAGCTTCAAATATCGCGTTCACGGCACCGGACAGACGCGGCCGTAG
- the proB gene encoding glutamate 5-kinase, which translates to MASPELSQFRRIVVKVGSALLVDSDRGEVRASWLAALADDMAKLHKEGRDILVVSSGSIALGRSRLKLPRGPLKLEESQAAAAVGQIALARIWSEVLGAHDIGAGQILVTLQDTEERRRYLNARSTIGKLLEWRAIPVINENDTVATTEIRYGDNDRLAARVATMASADLLVLLSDIDGLYDAPPKNNPNAKLIPVVESISPEIEAVAGDAESELSRGGMRTKVEAAKIATTGGTHMLIASGKIEHPLQAIANGGRCTWFLTPANPITSRKRWIAGTLEPKGTLTIDAGAVTALRAGASLLPAGVIKVEGQFARGDAVIVRGPDTSEVGRGLIAYDAEVAERIKGRSSPDVMTILGISGRSEMIHRDDLVVGG; encoded by the coding sequence ATGGCCAGCCCCGAACTCAGTCAATTCCGCCGCATCGTCGTCAAGGTCGGCTCCGCGCTGCTGGTCGATTCCGACAGGGGCGAGGTGCGGGCGTCGTGGCTGGCCGCGCTCGCCGACGACATGGCCAAGCTGCACAAGGAGGGCCGCGATATCCTCGTGGTGTCCTCGGGCTCGATCGCGCTCGGCCGCAGCCGGCTCAAGCTGCCGCGCGGGCCGCTGAAGCTGGAGGAGAGTCAGGCCGCCGCCGCCGTCGGCCAGATTGCGCTGGCCCGAATCTGGTCCGAGGTGCTCGGGGCGCACGACATCGGCGCCGGCCAGATTCTGGTGACGCTGCAGGACACCGAGGAGCGCCGCCGCTATCTCAACGCGCGCTCCACCATCGGCAAACTGCTGGAATGGCGCGCGATCCCCGTGATCAACGAGAACGACACGGTCGCCACCACCGAGATCCGCTACGGCGACAATGACCGCCTCGCCGCGCGCGTCGCCACCATGGCGAGCGCCGATCTCCTGGTGCTGCTCTCCGACATCGACGGGCTCTACGACGCGCCGCCCAAGAACAATCCGAACGCAAAGCTCATTCCGGTGGTCGAGAGCATCTCCCCGGAGATCGAAGCCGTGGCCGGAGATGCCGAGTCCGAGCTGTCGCGCGGCGGCATGCGCACCAAGGTCGAGGCGGCCAAGATCGCCACGACAGGCGGCACGCATATGCTGATCGCATCAGGCAAGATCGAGCATCCGCTGCAGGCGATCGCCAATGGCGGCCGCTGCACCTGGTTCCTGACGCCGGCCAATCCCATCACCTCGCGAAAACGCTGGATCGCAGGCACGCTGGAGCCGAAGGGCACGCTGACCATCGACGCCGGCGCGGTGACGGCGCTGCGCGCCGGCGCCAGCCTGCTGCCGGCCGGCGTGATCAAGGTCGAGGGCCAGTTCGCCCGAGGCGATGCCGTGATCGTCCGCGGCCCCGACACCAGCGAGGTCGGCCGCGGCCTGATCGCCTATGACGCCGAGGTCGCCGAGCGGATCAAGGGCCGTTCATCGCCCGATGTGATGACCATCCTCGGCATCAGCGGCCGTTCGGAGATGATCCACCGCGATGATCTGGTGGTGGGCGGGTAA
- a CDS encoding Bug family tripartite tricarboxylate transporter substrate binding protein, translating to MDRRKFIAGCLGLPLLAQVSEAEAQAGLTKIIFPFAAGAGGDTLCRLIAQEMAPALQRTIVVENRTGGDGLIGIKAVKGASPDGNMVLVTTGPTMYLLPMVETTPSFDTAKDFMPVSLLARFEFALVVGPAMDVTDFKGFVAWLKAHPDKASFGVPSNGTIPHFAGSKLEKDLGIPLTRVPYRGSAPILNDIIGGHISFGIVTLADALPQHRAKSVKIIGVSSVERSPFAPDVPTLKESGIDLVADAWYGMWLPAGSPPEFANKLGAAASAALAKPEVKEKLTAIGLIPVGSNADGLTKELAANTAFWQPIVKATGYKIEN from the coding sequence ATGGATCGCCGCAAATTCATCGCCGGATGTCTCGGTTTGCCGTTGCTGGCGCAGGTCAGTGAGGCAGAAGCGCAGGCCGGGCTGACCAAGATCATCTTCCCGTTTGCGGCGGGCGCGGGCGGCGACACGCTGTGCCGGCTGATCGCGCAGGAAATGGCCCCAGCGCTGCAACGAACCATCGTGGTCGAGAATCGCACCGGCGGCGACGGTCTGATCGGCATCAAGGCGGTGAAGGGCGCGAGCCCCGATGGCAACATGGTGCTGGTGACGACGGGCCCCACCATGTACCTGCTGCCGATGGTGGAGACGACGCCGAGCTTCGACACGGCCAAGGATTTCATGCCGGTGTCGCTGCTGGCGCGGTTCGAATTCGCGCTGGTGGTCGGCCCGGCCATGGATGTCACCGACTTCAAGGGGTTCGTCGCGTGGCTGAAGGCGCATCCGGACAAGGCCTCGTTCGGCGTGCCGAGCAACGGCACCATTCCGCATTTTGCCGGCTCGAAGCTGGAAAAGGATCTCGGCATCCCACTGACGCGCGTGCCTTATCGCGGCAGTGCGCCAATCCTCAACGACATCATTGGCGGCCATATTTCGTTTGGTATCGTGACATTGGCTGATGCGCTGCCGCAGCACCGGGCCAAGAGCGTGAAGATCATCGGAGTCTCGAGCGTTGAACGTTCGCCATTCGCGCCTGATGTCCCGACGCTGAAGGAGAGCGGCATCGATCTCGTTGCGGACGCCTGGTACGGCATGTGGCTCCCCGCCGGCAGCCCGCCGGAATTCGCCAATAAGCTCGGTGCGGCTGCCAGCGCCGCGCTGGCCAAGCCGGAGGTGAAGGAGAAGCTCACGGCGATCGGTCTGATCCCAGTCGGCAGCAATGCGGATGGGCTAACGAAGGAGCTCGCCGCGAACACCGCGTTCTGGCAGCCGATCGTGAAGGCGACGGGATACAAGATCGAGAATTGA
- a CDS encoding competence protein ComJ, producing the protein MKPVCGAMTQRLLGAARAFASHYQIVVCDDPFTPLVDDENWDAEKTKRGFAGLPAFRMIGTEADLNDHWVELVSSDRPPSSDEWQRITCVHFHSGSGRIHVMSVIDNDPPISADIERGDYAVYAAAQNLGIDQSSLGESGKFSDAEIAERRDIEWYRLFLVPGKPEFEGRVVDR; encoded by the coding sequence TTGAAACCGGTTTGCGGGGCAATGACACAGCGGTTACTCGGTGCTGCGCGAGCATTTGCGAGCCATTATCAGATCGTCGTGTGCGACGATCCATTCACGCCCCTCGTTGACGACGAGAACTGGGACGCGGAGAAAACAAAGCGAGGTTTTGCCGGCCTGCCGGCGTTTCGGATGATTGGCACGGAAGCTGATCTCAACGACCATTGGGTTGAACTGGTGTCGAGCGACCGGCCCCCTTCTTCGGATGAGTGGCAGCGGATCACCTGCGTGCATTTCCATTCCGGAAGCGGGCGGATCCACGTCATGTCGGTGATCGATAACGATCCGCCAATTTCTGCGGATATCGAGCGGGGCGATTACGCCGTCTACGCGGCGGCGCAAAATCTCGGGATCGATCAGTCGAGCCTTGGCGAAAGCGGGAAATTCTCGGATGCCGAAATTGCCGAGCGAAGGGATATTGAGTGGTATCGGCTCTTTCTGGTGCCAGGTAAGCCTGAATTTGAAGGACGCGTGGTTGATCGCTAG
- a CDS encoding alkaline phosphatase family protein, producing MARAKNVLWIMCDQLRYDYLGCTGHPTLKTPNIDAMAKRGVLFTKAYVQSPICGPSRMSFYTGRYMRSHGSHWNGWPLRVGEPTLGDHLNKIGVRNVLVGKTHMAPDLEGMKALGIPPESVIGVHVAECGFEPYERDDGLHPSGRPRPKYDEYLRSQGFEATNPWEHWANSGAAEDGSLQNGWLLVHADKAARVPDEHSETPYMTRRAMDFISEAETDGRPWCLHLSYIKPHWPYIAPEPYASMYSTEDMIPVIRSERERQNPHPVFGAYMDMRYSRNMARDEAREKVIPTYMGLITQIDDQMGVLMKFLEARGLLETTMIVFTSDHGDYLGDHWMGEKDLFHEQSAKIPLIIIDPSKEADATRGTRSDALVEGIDLAPTFVDYFGGKVPGHILEGRSLLPLLRGERPSDWRKVAFSEYDYAMQDVRLKLNQPIERCRLFMVFDGRWKYIHASGFRPMLYDLETDPQEYVDRGDDPDCAGIIARLQAELFDWALHPNDHITTPREKIANYADNQLQVKGGILIGIWDEQELAAIKDGITQRAKL from the coding sequence ATGGCGCGCGCGAAGAACGTTCTCTGGATCATGTGCGACCAGCTTCGCTATGATTATCTCGGCTGCACCGGCCATCCCACGCTGAAGACACCCAACATCGACGCCATGGCGAAGCGTGGCGTGCTGTTCACCAAGGCCTATGTGCAATCGCCGATCTGCGGCCCGTCGCGGATGTCGTTCTACACCGGTCGCTACATGCGCTCGCACGGCTCGCACTGGAACGGCTGGCCGCTGCGGGTCGGCGAGCCCACGCTCGGCGATCACCTCAACAAGATCGGCGTGCGCAACGTGCTGGTCGGCAAGACTCACATGGCGCCCGACCTCGAAGGCATGAAGGCGCTCGGCATCCCGCCGGAATCCGTCATCGGCGTGCATGTCGCCGAATGCGGCTTCGAGCCTTACGAGCGCGACGACGGCCTGCATCCCTCGGGGCGGCCGCGCCCGAAATACGACGAATATCTGCGCAGCCAAGGATTTGAAGCGACGAACCCGTGGGAGCATTGGGCCAATTCGGGCGCCGCCGAAGATGGTAGCTTGCAGAACGGCTGGCTGCTGGTGCACGCCGACAAGGCCGCGCGCGTGCCGGACGAGCATTCCGAGACGCCCTACATGACGCGGCGCGCGATGGATTTCATCAGCGAGGCCGAGACCGATGGCCGGCCGTGGTGCCTGCATCTGTCCTACATCAAGCCGCACTGGCCCTACATCGCGCCCGAGCCCTACGCCAGCATGTATTCGACCGAGGACATGATCCCGGTGATCCGCTCCGAACGAGAGCGACAGAATCCGCATCCGGTGTTCGGCGCCTATATGGACATGCGCTACTCCCGCAACATGGCGCGCGATGAGGCCCGCGAGAAGGTGATCCCGACCTATATGGGCCTGATCACCCAGATCGACGACCAGATGGGCGTGCTGATGAAGTTTCTGGAGGCGCGCGGTCTGCTTGAGACCACCATGATCGTGTTCACCTCCGACCATGGCGACTATCTCGGCGATCATTGGATGGGCGAGAAGGATCTGTTCCACGAGCAGTCGGCGAAGATCCCGCTGATCATTATCGATCCCTCGAAAGAAGCCGACGCCACGCGCGGCACGCGCAGCGATGCGCTGGTGGAAGGCATCGATCTGGCGCCGACCTTCGTCGATTATTTCGGCGGCAAGGTGCCGGGCCACATCCTCGAGGGTCGCTCGCTGCTGCCGCTGCTGCGCGGCGAGAGGCCATCAGATTGGCGCAAGGTGGCGTTCTCCGAATACGACTACGCCATGCAGGACGTGCGGCTGAAGCTGAACCAGCCGATCGAGCGCTGCCGCCTGTTCATGGTGTTCGACGGCCGCTGGAAATACATCCACGCCTCCGGCTTCCGCCCGATGCTGTACGACCTCGAAACTGATCCGCAGGAATACGTCGATCGCGGCGATGACCCTGATTGCGCCGGCATCATCGCGCGCTTGCAGGCCGAGCTGTTCGACTGGGCCCTGCACCCGAACGACCACATCACGACGCCCCGCGAGAAGATCGCGAACTATGCCGATAATCAGCTTCAGGTGAAGGGCGGGATCTTGATCGGCATCTGGGATGAGCAAGAGCTCGCCGCAATCAAGGACGGCATCACGCAGCGCGCGAAACTCTAA
- the obgE gene encoding GTPase ObgE: MKFLDEAKVYIRSGDGGNGCVAFRREKFIEFGGPSGGNGGRGGNVIIEVADGLNTLIDYRYQQHFKAQKGENGMGSDRHGANGKNIVLKVPVGTQIFDEDRETLIHDFTKVGEKFVLAEGGNGGFGNAHFKSSTNRAPRNANPGQPGEERWIWLRLKLIADAGLVGMPNAGKSTFLSKVSAARPKIADYPFTTLHPQLGVVNADGREFVLADIPGLIEGAHEGTGLGDRFLGHVERCRVLLHLIDATCEHAGKAYKTVRKELDAYGGQLTDKIEIVALNKIDAVEPDELKKQKYRLKRAAKKTPLLLSGATGQGVKEALRALADVIGESPVSAKAKSAAEAEPWSA; the protein is encoded by the coding sequence ATGAAATTCCTCGACGAAGCAAAGGTCTATATCCGCTCCGGTGACGGCGGGAACGGCTGCGTGGCGTTCCGCCGCGAGAAGTTCATCGAATTCGGCGGTCCCTCCGGCGGCAATGGCGGTCGCGGCGGCAATGTCATCATCGAGGTCGCCGACGGCCTCAACACGCTGATCGATTACCGCTACCAGCAGCATTTCAAGGCCCAAAAAGGCGAGAACGGGATGGGCTCGGACCGCCACGGCGCCAACGGCAAGAACATCGTGCTGAAGGTCCCCGTGGGCACACAGATCTTCGACGAAGACCGCGAGACGCTGATCCACGACTTCACCAAGGTCGGCGAGAAATTCGTGCTCGCCGAGGGCGGCAATGGCGGCTTCGGCAACGCCCATTTCAAATCCTCGACCAACCGCGCGCCGCGCAATGCCAATCCCGGGCAGCCCGGCGAGGAGCGCTGGATCTGGCTGCGGCTGAAGCTGATCGCGGATGCCGGTCTCGTCGGCATGCCCAATGCCGGCAAATCGACCTTCCTCTCCAAGGTCAGCGCGGCGCGACCCAAGATCGCCGACTATCCCTTCACCACGCTGCATCCGCAGCTCGGCGTCGTGAATGCCGATGGCCGCGAATTCGTGCTGGCCGACATTCCCGGCCTGATCGAAGGCGCGCATGAAGGCACCGGCCTCGGCGACCGCTTCCTCGGCCATGTCGAGCGCTGCCGCGTGCTGCTGCATCTGATCGACGCCACCTGCGAGCATGCCGGCAAGGCGTACAAGACGGTGCGCAAGGAGCTCGACGCCTATGGCGGCCAGCTCACCGACAAGATCGAGATCGTCGCGCTGAACAAGATCGATGCGGTCGAGCCGGACGAGCTCAAGAAGCAGAAGTACCGCTTGAAGCGTGCCGCCAAGAAGACGCCGCTGCTGCTGTCCGGCGCGACCGGCCAGGGCGTGAAGGAAGCGCTGCGTGCGCTGGCGGACGTGATCGGCGAGAGCCCGGTCTCGGCCAAGGCCAAGAGCGCCGCTGAAGCGGAGCCGTGGTCGGCTTAG
- a CDS encoding MaoC family dehydratase yields the protein MTDFDPTQHRMIAAQRWFEDFVVGERFVLPSRTQTSAVFAAFQTASGDTHPVHYDVEYCRSRGMPHLLAHGFQTLIHTAPGAGLFPFMVEESLVGFLEQSSRFLKPVFADDTIYPALEVIELVPGRTTGAVTLRSTVFNQRKELVLEGTQKFLIRRRPL from the coding sequence ATGACCGATTTCGATCCGACCCAGCATCGCATGATCGCCGCGCAACGCTGGTTTGAGGATTTCGTCGTCGGCGAACGCTTCGTGCTGCCGAGCCGCACCCAGACCTCAGCGGTGTTCGCGGCATTCCAGACCGCGAGCGGCGACACCCATCCGGTGCATTACGACGTGGAATATTGCCGCAGCCGCGGCATGCCGCATCTGCTGGCCCATGGTTTCCAGACCCTGATCCACACCGCGCCCGGCGCAGGCCTGTTTCCTTTCATGGTCGAGGAGTCGCTGGTCGGCTTCCTCGAGCAGTCGAGCCGGTTCCTCAAGCCTGTTTTCGCCGACGACACGATCTATCCGGCACTCGAAGTCATCGAGCTCGTGCCGGGACGCACGACCGGCGCGGTGACGCTTCGCAGCACCGTGTTCAACCAGCGCAAGGAATTGGTGCTCGAGGGCACGCAGAAATTCCTGATCCGGCGCCGCCCGCTCTAA
- a CDS encoding DMT family transporter, which produces MPLFKNLSAYDDRSARLAGIGLMVLSISMFSFGDAMGKFLVGTYSVGQLLFLRACAALLLLSPMIWRQRHLFLHLERPRLQLFRVVLSTLEVAAFFLATVYLPLADVVTYYLAGPIFVTAMSAIFLGEKVGWRRWTAILVGFCGVLIALRPSVQTVSLPALIALGGSLSFATLMLITRSLRKTPDIVMASSQFIGTFSLGAVLSAYHWVPPTSGSLVFFALAGLISVTALFCVNRSLKLAPASVVVPYQYSMIVWAVIFGFVVFGDVPQVATIVGATIIIGAGFYIYLRERNLGRASEEVAPPV; this is translated from the coding sequence ATGCCTCTCTTCAAAAATCTCTCCGCATATGACGACCGTTCGGCACGGCTGGCCGGCATCGGCCTCATGGTGCTGTCGATCTCCATGTTCTCGTTCGGCGATGCCATGGGCAAGTTCCTGGTCGGCACGTATTCGGTGGGACAGCTGCTGTTCCTGCGCGCCTGCGCCGCGCTGCTGCTGTTGTCGCCGATGATCTGGCGGCAGCGTCATCTGTTCCTGCATCTGGAGCGGCCGCGGCTGCAGCTGTTTCGCGTCGTGCTGTCGACGCTGGAGGTCGCCGCCTTCTTTCTCGCGACGGTCTATCTGCCGCTCGCGGACGTCGTCACCTACTACCTTGCAGGTCCGATTTTCGTCACCGCGATGTCGGCCATTTTTCTCGGCGAGAAGGTCGGCTGGCGGCGCTGGACCGCGATCCTGGTCGGCTTCTGCGGCGTCTTGATCGCACTGCGGCCCTCAGTGCAGACGGTGAGCCTGCCGGCGCTGATCGCGCTCGGCGGCAGTCTCTCCTTTGCGACCTTGATGCTGATCACGCGCAGCCTGCGCAAGACGCCCGACATCGTGATGGCATCTTCGCAATTCATCGGCACGTTTTCGCTTGGCGCCGTGCTGTCGGCGTATCACTGGGTGCCGCCGACGTCAGGCAGCCTGGTGTTCTTCGCGCTGGCCGGGCTGATTTCCGTGACCGCGCTGTTCTGCGTCAACCGGTCGCTCAAGCTCGCACCGGCGAGCGTGGTGGTGCCCTACCAATATTCGATGATCGTCTGGGCCGTGATCTTCGGCTTCGTCGTGTTCGGCGATGTGCCGCAGGTGGCCACCATCGTCGGCGCCACGATCATCATCGGCGCGGGATTCTATATATACTTGCGGGAGCGGAATCTCGGCCGCGCAAGTGAAGAGGTGGCACCGCCGGTGTAG
- a CDS encoding GNAT family N-acetyltransferase, with the protein MLQDFSSVTLAEARPSVVATERLTLRRPTLADVRTIARLANDRRVAENTRRLPHPYSQDDAVAFIRAKSALGNETVFLIEHDTGPVGMVGIDCSKPDNAELGYWLGVEHWGQGFATEAARGAIDFFFEEFEDDHLYAGARVTNPASRNVLEKCGFQWSGVQLHRFLALGSSTPVDCFRLSRGVWSSLKSWSSARRMR; encoded by the coding sequence ATGTTGCAGGACTTTTCGAGCGTGACCTTAGCCGAGGCGAGACCCAGCGTCGTCGCCACCGAGCGGCTGACCTTGCGGCGCCCGACCCTCGCCGACGTCAGGACCATCGCCCGCCTCGCCAACGACCGCCGTGTCGCGGAGAACACCCGCCGCCTCCCCCATCCCTATTCGCAGGACGACGCCGTCGCATTCATCCGGGCCAAATCGGCGCTCGGCAACGAGACCGTGTTCCTGATCGAGCACGACACCGGTCCGGTCGGCATGGTCGGGATCGACTGCTCCAAGCCCGACAATGCCGAGCTCGGCTACTGGCTTGGCGTCGAACATTGGGGCCAGGGCTTTGCCACCGAGGCCGCGCGCGGCGCGATCGATTTCTTCTTCGAGGAGTTCGAGGACGACCATCTCTATGCAGGCGCGCGCGTCACCAATCCGGCCTCGCGCAACGTGCTGGAGAAGTGCGGCTTCCAGTGGAGCGGCGTGCAGCTTCACCGCTTCCTGGCGCTGGGCTCGTCGACGCCGGTCGACTGCTTCCGCCTCTCGCGCGGGGTGTGGTCGTCGCTGAAGAGCTGGAGCAGCGCAAGAAGGATGAGGTAG
- the rpmA gene encoding 50S ribosomal protein L27, which yields MAHKKAGGSSRNGRDSKGKRLGIKVFGGERVIPGNIIARQRGTTWHPGLNVGMGTDHTLFAKIEGRVEFQAKANGRTFVAVLPLAEAAE from the coding sequence ATGGCTCACAAAAAAGCAGGCGGTTCATCGCGCAACGGTCGCGATTCAAAGGGCAAGCGCCTTGGCATCAAGGTGTTCGGCGGGGAGCGCGTGATTCCCGGCAACATCATTGCGCGTCAGCGCGGCACCACCTGGCATCCCGGCCTTAATGTCGGCATGGGCACCGACCACACTCTGTTCGCCAAGATCGAGGGTCGTGTTGAGTTCCAGGCCAAAGCCAACGGCCGCACCTTCGTAGCGGTACTCCCGCTCGCAGAGGCTGCTGAATAG
- the rplU gene encoding 50S ribosomal protein L21: MFAVIKTGGKQYRVVPDDVLEVGKIEGEVGSIVQLNEVLVVGGDTPVLGLPTVAGASVAVEILDHKRGPKVIAFKKRRRKNSRRKRGYRDEITVLRVSEILTDNAKPTKGPRPKKAKVAKEEAAAA, translated from the coding sequence ATGTTCGCAGTCATCAAAACCGGCGGCAAGCAATACCGCGTCGTGCCGGATGATGTCCTGGAAGTTGGCAAGATCGAAGGCGAAGTCGGCTCGATCGTGCAGCTGAATGAAGTTCTGGTGGTCGGTGGCGACACGCCTGTGCTGGGTCTGCCCACGGTGGCCGGTGCGTCGGTGGCCGTCGAGATCCTCGACCACAAGCGTGGCCCGAAGGTCATCGCGTTCAAGAAGCGCCGCCGCAAGAATTCGCGCCGCAAGCGCGGCTATCGCGACGAGATCACGGTGCTGCGCGTCAGCGAGATCCTGACGGACAACGCCAAGCCGACCAAGGGCCCGCGCCCGAAGAAGGCGAAGGTCGCGAAAGAAGAAGCAGCCGCCGCATAA